The genomic window GCCTTGCGGGCGCCGAGCCGGCCGGCGGGGAGTTCGGCGATTTCCGTGTTGGTGCGCTTGTGCACGCTCAAAGAGGCGGGCATGGGGACCACGCGGGAGCACAGCTCCTCGATGACGTCGACGCCGATGTTATGGCGCGTGCCGGCGTACTTGGGGCCGGGGTTGCCCAGGCCGATGATGAGAACAGGGTTATCAGACACGCGCATCATCTTCTCACACCCGGAAAAGGGCGCACCCCGTGCGCATCGTCGATGATGCGCACGGGGTGCGGGAGTTTAACGAGGGGAGAAGTCGAAAGACTACTCGTTCTCCTCGGCAGCCGGAGCGGCCTCGGTGGCCTCGGCGTCGGCCTCTTCGCCCTCCTCCGGGACGTCGGCGACTTCCTCGTGGGTGATGTTGAGGACCAGCGCGTCGGCCTCGTCGATGAGCTCGACGCCTTCCGGCAGGGTGATGTCGCCGGCCAGGATCTGGTTGCCGGCCTCGATGCCCTCGACGCTGACCAGGATCTCTTCCGGAAGCTTGAGCGCGTCTGCGACGATGGTCAGGGTGTCCAGCTCCTGGATGAGCATGGCGCCGGAGAAGACCTCGCCCTCGGTGACGACCGGGACCTCGACCTCGACCTTTTCGCCACGCTTAATGGACAGCATGTCCAGGTGGTCGACGTCCAGGGTCAGGACGTTCTGGTCGATGGCCTTGACCATGCACAGGTGCTGCTCGCCGTCGACGGCGATTTCGACGACGGCGTTGACGCCCTCGTAACGCAGCAGAGTGTGGATCTCGAGCAGGTCGGCGTGGAAGTGGATCGGCTCGTGGTGGGTGCCGTAGATGACGCCCGGCAGACGGAAGTCGCGGCGCAGGCGGCGTGCGGCGCCCTTACCGAACTCGGTCCGCGCCTCTGCCTTGATGACGGTGGTTTCAGCCATGGGGATGCTCCTCAGTGGTCGGGGTTGGGGACGGTCGAGGGCTCACGGTGAAAACGCAAAAACCTGCGACCGACTCAAAATTCAAGGACGTGTCCTCGTCGAGTCATCGCAGGTCAAAAAATCTGTGATTCATCATCGCGTCGATAACGGCCGTGAGGCCCTCGCCGAGACGGCGTTTAATGTAACACGGCCACAGAGGCGCAGCCAAACCCGGGCGCCGGCACTTCGGCGCCCGGGGTCACCGAGGGGGTGGATCACGTCGGTGACGAACGGAAAGACTGCGGGCACAGGGATAAAGTAGGGCGGTTATGAAGCAAAGACTGCAGTTTGCCGCGATTCTCATCGGTGGGTTCGTCGGCCCCTTCACCGGGCAGGCGCTGGCCGTCGTGCTGCCGGAGTTCGCGGAGACTTTCGACGTCACCGTGGCCCGGGCGGCGGCCACGATGTCGATCTACCTGTTCCCGTTCGCGACGATGATGCTCGTCTCCGGCCGCCTGGTGCGCCGTTTCCA from Corynebacterium maris DSM 45190 includes these protein-coding regions:
- a CDS encoding 50S ribosomal protein L25/general stress protein Ctc; the protein is MAETTVIKAEARTEFGKGAARRLRRDFRLPGVIYGTHHEPIHFHADLLEIHTLLRYEGVNAVVEIAVDGEQHLCMVKAIDQNVLTLDVDHLDMLSIKRGEKVEVEVPVVTEGEVFSGAMLIQELDTLTIVADALKLPEEILVSVEGIEAGNQILAGDITLPEGVELIDEADALVLNITHEEVADVPEEGEEADAEATEAAPAAEENE